CTTTGCTCGATCTTTCACTTTAGAGAACTCCTTTTTTTTTACTCTTCCTAAAGGTCCAATTGCACTTCTTCTTTTATTATAAATAACTTGTCCTGCACCGCCAGGAAAAATCGGATTTTTCATGTCTAAATTTGCTTAGCGTATGTTTTCCGCATTTTTTTGGCGAGACCCTGAGGCGTAAAAAATAAAAAACAGCATAATTGATATTGACAATCATTCTCAATAGTAATAACATTATTATTAAAAATAACATTGTTACTAAAAATGAGTAGGAGGGAAAAGTTTGAGTTATTCTTCTGAACTAACAAAAGAACGAATATTGGATTGTGCAAAAATTGAATTTTTATCAAAAGGATTTGCAAAAGCCAATATGCGTGAAATTGCTAGAGGTGCAAAAGTAACTACTGGGGCTATGTATAATCACTTTAAAAATAAAGAAATGTTATTTGAAGCACTAGTTGGAAAGGTAGCTAATGAGCTTTACATTTTATTTAAGAATGAGCAAAAAAAAAATGACGTTATTAAAGACTTTTTGTCCGAAGAAACGGAAAAGGTTTATGAAAAAAGCACTTTTGCAATACTGGATTTTATCTATGCGCATTTAGATCAGATGACACTATTGTTTTGTCATTCTACAGGTACAAAGTATGAGAAATTTAAAAATAAACTCATTAAAATTGAAGAACAATCCATCTTAGAGATGCTTAAAAGCTATAACATATCTCTTAAGAAATCTGATTTGTTCTTTGTGCATGTTATAGCTTCATCAGGGGTGAATAATATGATTGAAGCCGTTAGTCATGATTTGCCTCAGGAACAGGCGATTCTTTATATGGAAAAATTGCATGCATTCTATTATGCTGGATGGAAAAAAATATTGGAACAATAAGTCTCGATTTTGAGCATGCGAATAGTGATCCCTAACTCAATCTACTTTAAATCTGTTTTTAAGGAGATATAAAAATATAGTTATTGGCTAGACGAGTATTCATGAGAAAAATAAACTTACTTGAGGGAGGGCAATAATGTCGATAGTAAAAACAAACAAATTAACAAATAAGGATTTAGTGACAGTAGGAATTTATACAGCAATCTACGTTGTATCCATGATGGTAGTTGGGTTTTTAGGATTTATTCCAGTTTTTATTCCATTAATGACCATTTTAGTGCCAATATTGGGCGGTATCCCTTTTATGCTCTTTTTATCTAAAACAAAAAAATTTGGTATGATTACTTTATTTTCTACCATCAATGGCATTGTAATGTTTGTAGCGGGCATGGGTATTTATGTAGCAATTACAGGTTTTGTTTTTGGTTTTTTAGCAGATTTAATAGTGAAGTCTGGTCAGTATGAAAGTTCTAAAAAAGCACTTTTTGGCTATTGCGTATTCACTTTATGGCTGTTCGGTAATTTCTTACCTTTCTATGTTGGTAGAGAAGCTCAGCTTGCTATGATGACAGAGGGTTACGGACAAGAATATGTTAACGCTCTTAGTACTTTGATGCCAATAAATCTGGCTCCTGTTATGTTTGTCGCTTGTTTTATATTTGCATTGGTTGGTGGGGTGATTGGTAAAGCAGCATGCAAAAAACATTTTGAACGTGCAGGTATCCTTTAGATGCAAAATTTAAAGGATAAGACCAGACATTTTATTGTCGACCCACGAACAAAGTTTCTTATTTTGTTGCTAAACAGCATTTTTGTTTTTGGTGGTGCAGGAGGTGCACACCCACTGATGTTGCTAATCCGGCATGTTTTAATTGCAATTCCATTACTTTTTCTTTTTTTTGCGGGCAAACGAAAAAGTGTTTTTATTGCTATTTCAGGATATGCATTCTTCTATATTATTCAAGTTACCTATTTAGGGCTCACAAAAGGAATGCTCAACTATGTGCTATTATTTTCAATCGGTTTTTTTATAAGGATTTTACCAAGTGTAATGGCAGCATATTATTTGTTCTCAACTACCACAGTAAGTGAATTAGTCTCTGCTATGGAAAGAATGCGTTTGAGCAATCATCTTATTATTCCTATTATTGTAATGCTTCGTTTTTTTCCTGTAGTAATAGAAGAAGCGAATGCTGTATCACATGCTATGAGGATGCGCGGTATTCGATTCGGAGGAAAGCACACTTCAAAACTACTGGAATATAGAGTTATCCCAATGATTACATGCTCAGTAAAGGTAGGCGAAGAACTTTCTGCTTCTGCACTTGCAAGAGGTTTTGGGAGTCCTATTAAACGAACAAATACATGCGATATAGGTTTTCGCAGAGTAGATTTTTTTGTGCTACTTATTGCCGTTATAACAATCATTGTTTATATTATGACAATGATATAAGGAGAGGATTAAACTGATTATATTAGATAATGTTTCCTTTTCTTATGCTACTGGGAAGGAGAAGAGTCTTAAAAATATAAATCTCAGTATTTCAAAAGGTGAATGCGTCTTACTTACAGGAGAATCAGGATGTGGAAAGACTACCATAACACGCCTCATTAACGGGCTAATTCCAAATTATTATGAGGGAAAGTTGCAAGGAGAAGTTCTCATCAATCGAAATGATATAAAAACGATAGAATTATATAAAATAGCAGCTATTGTAGGCTCTGTTTTTCAAAATCCTAAAAGTCAGTTTTTTAATTCTGATGTGAAATCTGAGCTTGTATTCATATGTGAAAATATGGGGATGCATCCGAAAGATATTGAGGAGCGTACGGGGAGGGTTATAGAAGAATTTTCTATTGAAAAATATATTGGAAATTCCGTAGTGCAACTGTCTGGAGGGGAGAAACAACGTATCGCTTGTGCAGCAGTCTCTACCCCAGACCCTATGATTTATGTACTTGACGAGCCATCCTCTAATTTGGATACACAAGGGATCATATTATTGCGTGACAGTATCCAAAAGTTAAAAGCGCAAGGAAAAACAATTGTGATTGCCGAACATCGCTTACATTACCTTAAAGAGATAGCAGATAAGGTTCTGATTTTGGATAAAGGGGAAATCACAAGTAGTTTTATAGCAAAAGATTTTTTTTCGTATCCTAAACAACAAATAGAAAAACACGGACTCCGTTGTACATATTTTGAATATATGGGGTATAAAGAGATAAATAACATAAGTTTGTCAAAAAAGGAAATTATATTTAAAGACTTTTTTTATGCCCATAAAGGACAACAGGAGTGTATCCACATAGAAGAACTTATAATTCCAAAAGGTAGTATTACAGCAATCATTGGAAAGAATGGGGCAGGTAAATCTACTTTTTCCAAATGCCTTTGTGGTATTTATAAAAAATCTGGCATTCTAATCGTTAACGGTAAAAAACAAACATATAAAAAAAGGCTATCTTCTTGTTATATGGTAATGCAAGATGTAAATCATCAGCTATTCACCGAAAGTGTTATAGAAGAGGTTTTACTTAGTATGGATCAAGAAAATAATGAACGAGCAAAAGAAGTTTTAGAACAGCTTGATTTACTTCCTTTTTCAAAACGACATCCAGTTTCTCTTTCAGGAGGACAAAAACAGCGTACAGCCATCGCTACAGCTATGGGATCTGAAAGAGAGATCATCGTATTTGATGAACCTACGAGCGGACTAGATTTTCGTCATATGAAAGAAGTTGCAAAAGAATTTAGAAAACTGGCTGATAAAGGAAAAACTATACTGATTGTAACACATGATTTAGAGTTGATCCTTAGCTGCTGTAATTTCATTGTTGAAATAGAAAGAGGAATGGTGAATGGCGCTTATCCCCTTTATGGAAACACACAAAAGTTAATTGATTATTTTGAGATTGGAGGAAGTTGAGTTGAAGAAAAAAAAGTCCCAGTCTCTCCTAAGAACGCTTTTAGCCTTTGGAGGTAATTATAAATATCTAACCTTGATTGGAATGTTCTTATCAGGGGTCAGTGCAATTGTCTCTCTTTTTCCTATAGTATTTATTTGGCTGAGTGTAAAAGAAATTTTTTCAAAATACCCCAGTATTGTTGTGACAGATAGCCTAATTCGTTATTCGTGGCTTACTTTAGGCTCAACGATTGGTGCCATGATAATTTATTTCTTTGCATTGATGTGTACCCATCTAGCGGCATTTCGCATTGCCAAAAACATGAGAGTTAGAGCAATATCTCATCTAATGACATTACCCCTTGGTTATTTTAATAAAGAAGGAAGTGGCAAGCTGCGCAGGATAATTAGTGATAGCGCAGCGCAAACAGAAACTTATCTCGCTCATCAGCTACCTGACCTAGTAGGTGCCTTGGTTACACCTTTGGGAGTAGTGATATTTTTATTTTTATTTGATTGGAGATTGGGAATTGTTAGCCTTATGCCTATGGCATTAGCAACTATTTCAATGATGTTTATAATGGGTAAAGGATATTCAGAGCAAGTAGCACAGTATCAAACTGAATTAGAAAATGTTAATAATGAATCAGTAGAATATGTCAGAGGGATTCCAGTTGTAAAGACTTTTGGGCAGAGTATTTTTTCTTTTCGAAAATTTCACGACACAATCAAAGCCTATCAAAAATTTGTAGTTAACTATACAGTCCATAGCCGTATGCCAATGGTATTTTTCCAAACATTTATGGGAAGTATGGCGTTATTTCTATCAATTAGTGGGGTCTGGATTATTATAGGGGTTTCTGACCCGCAAAACTTCTTGTTAAATTTTTTGTTTTACTTATTTTTTACACCTATTTGTGGAATGATGATGAGCAAGATTATGTGGACAAGCCAAAATACTTTGCTTGCTGAAGATGCTCTTTCTCGTGTAAATGAATTGTTGAGTGAAAAACCACTTCCTCAGCAACCTGAGTCAAAAAAAGTCATCAAAACTTTTGACATTACACTAAACAATGTGTCTTATCGATATCCTAATGCTAGAGTAAATGCAGTTTCTGATGTTTCAATGAGTATTAAACAAGGTTCAAAAGTTGCTTTAGTCGGGCCGTCAGGTGGTGGAAAATCAACTCTTGCTGCTTTGATAGCAAGGTTTTGGGATGTTACAGAAGGTAATATAAGTATCGGTGGTGTGGATGTTCGTAATATTGATGAATCGGAGCTGATGAAAAATATTTCTTTTGTATTCCAGCACACTAATTTATACAAAGCAAGTATATTAGATAATCTCAAGGAAGGAAAACCAAATGCGACAGAAGAGGAAGTGTTAGAAGCACTGAAAGCGGCCCGTTGCGAAGATATTATTGCAAAGCTCCCAAAGGGCATCCACACTGTAGTAAATACAAAAGGAGTTTATCTATCTGGTGGTGAGGCGCAAAGAATTGCAATTGCTCGTGCAATTTTAAAAGATGCCCCTATAATTCTTTTAGACGAGGCAACTGCTTTTGCCGATCCTGAGAATGAATATCAAATTCAACTAGCATTTAATGAATTAACAAAAGGAAAAACTATATTAATTATTGCTCATAGATTGCCGACTATCCAAAATGCAGACTGCATTTATCTTATTGAAAATGGAAGTATCAAGGAAATGGGAACTCATGATAAATTACTTAGTGAAAATGGCTTATATGCTGAAATGTGGAAAGAATACCAATCTGCATTTATTTGGAATGAAAGAGAGGTGTTAGCATAATGAAAGCATATTTTAAAAACACCTTTGCTCTTAGTGATAAAGGGGCATCTGATGTTGTTAAAGCCGTTTTGTGGACTGCATTGTGTAATATCTTACTTATAAGTTCTAGTATACTTCTATACTGGTTTTTAAGAGATAGCTTGTTACCAGTTTTAGAAAACAAAACGCCAATATTTGCTATTGGAACCTATGTTGCTTTTTCCATCACGTTGATTTTGCTTATATTTATTTGTTACTATTTTCAATATAACGCAACATTTCTTTCTGCGTATCAAGAAAGCTCGACAAAAAGAATTAGCCTAGCTGAAACGCTCAGAAGGCTTCCTTTATCTTTTTTTGGGAAAAAGGACTTAACAGATTTGACAACCACAATTATGTCTGATACCGCTTCTATGGAAACTGCGTTTTCACACTTTATTCCAAAACTATATGGTGCCGCTATATCCACAATACTCTTAAGTATTGGAATGCTGTGCTTTAATTTTAAAATGGGATTGTCGGTACTTTGGGTAGTACCAGTTTCTTTTTTACTGTGTTATGCAACAAAAAAGTCACAAGATAAATTTGGCAGAAAATCAAAAGATGCTCAACTTTCTTATCTTGAAAAAATGCAAGAGTGTATTGAGAATATTAAAGATATTAAGTTCAATAATAGAAAAGAAACTCATATTGATGTTATGGAAAGAAGTCTATCTCAATACGAAAATGATTCTGTCAAAGGGGAACTTGTTACAGGGATATTAGTCACTTCAGCTCAAATGATTTTGAAGGTAGGTATAGCAACGACAATGCTTACCGGTATCTATTTACTAGTTAACAATGACATTGACATTTTAACTTTTCTTGTATTTTTAATGATTGCCACCAGAATTTTTGAACCATTGTCAGAGTCTCTTATTAACTTAGCAGCTGTTTTCATTTCTCTTTTAAGTGTAGAGCGCATGAAAGAATTGGAAAACACAAAAATTCAGCAAGGTAAGGAAAAGATAGTAAATCAGGGATTTGACATCGTGTTCCATGATGTAGAATTTGAGTATAATCAAAATGAATCAGTATTAATGGGAGTTTCCTTTATTGCTAAGCAAGGTGAAATAACTGCTTTAGTAGGTCCATCAGGTGGAGGGAAATCAACGGTTCTTAAGTTGGCAGCTCGCTTTTGGGACATTAATAGTGGAAAAATCACAATAGGTGGCGAAGATATCTCCAAAGTTGATCCTGAAACTTTGTTAAAAGAAATTTCTATTGTTTTCCAAGACGTGACACTGTTTAATAATACAGTTTTAGAGAATATTCGCATAGGGAAAAAAGATTCTACAGAGGAAGAAGTTATTTTAGCAGCTAAAGCTGCTAAATGTCATGACTTTATTATGGAAATGCCCAATGGTTATAATACTTTAATTGGTGAGAATGGCTCTTATCTTTCTGGGGGAGAGAGACAGCGATTATCTATAGCAAGGGCGTTATTAAAAGATGCACCGATTGTTCTGTTGGATGAAGCGACTTCATCTTTGGACATTCAAAATGAAACAGCTGTACAGCAAGCTATCAGTCGATTAACTCACAACAAAACTGTAATTGTTGTAGCTCATCGAATGAGAACAATTGCTAATGCTGATAAAATCGTTTTGCTAAAAGAAGGCAAAGTTCATCAGATTGGAAATCACAAGGAGCTTATAAGCCATCAAGGTGATTATGCTAATATGATTGCTCTACAGGCACAAAGCGCAAACTGGAAATTAGTATAATTAACTTAAAGTAATTAGCAAAGGCGCTTTTATTGTATTTGGCAAGGGAAAAATGTATAGAACGGCAAACCTTTTTGCACACTCACCAACATAATTCTGAAAAATTATTACAGGTCTCTTAATGCTAATGACTCTCTCATCCGATTACTATCACCTCCAAAAAGTACAAAATGAGAGTGATGAATCAACCGATCAATAACTGCTTCAGTTAGAATCGGATCACCAAAGACATGATTCCACTGACCAAATTGAAGATTTGACGTTATGACTAAGCTCTTATTTTCATAACACATCGAAATCACTTGGAATAATAATTCAGCTCCCTCTTTATGCAAGGGGATGTACCCAAGCTCGTCTAACACTAGTAGATCGAGCTTTTCTAATTGCTTCATAAACTTTGGTAAAGTACCATTTTGATTAACCTCTATTAATTTGTTTACCAAGCCTGCCACTGTAAAGAACTTCACTCGACTGCCAAACCTATTTATGGCATTTAAGGATAATTTTGGCCGTTAAATGGTATTTCTTCTTCTTTTTTAAATCCTCTTTAATCCACTTATCAATAAGGGTTTTACTGGTCCCATCACTGGTGAGACTCTCGTTTGTTTATCTCTCTTTTTAAATCCCTCTTGATTGGCATACTTTGAAACTGTACGCGGATCAAGCTCCATCTTTCTTGCTACACTGGAATAAGTTCCACCTTTTTGATTTACTTCATGTCTGATACAATCTATTTGTGCCACTGCTAACATCTCCTAATAGCCTCCTGTTAAACGTTGTTGGTCCAACGAGGAGTTTAAAGTTATTTTGAGAAGTTGACAAGTGGCTGCTGAGATTGCGAAATACGGTGCGAAAGATAGCGATTATCTCGTGGAACAAGACATTTTTGGTGTATTCTATAAATCTTTGAAAGGCAAGCAAATCATTGTTTACTCCGGACTTTTTAAAGACGCCATGAAGATGTTTAAAGCAGGTGATTTGGACAAATACAAAGAGATAGATTCCACCAATTATGTGTATGCGATTATGTACAATTGGGGGCAGTCCGATTATGCCGAGAGGGAGAAGAGATTGCTAACAGAATCAGAACGAAAAGAGGTTAATAGACAAATGATTGATGATATGGAAATGGAATCTGATTTATAAACCTACATGGGGATATGGCAGAAAAAGCAGGAAATTCTATCGGTGTTAGCAGGAGAGAGCCTGCTAGTGACAACGTAGGCGATGGGATTTCCTTTTATTTTTCTTGTTTTTTTTTGATAGTGTTACAATAAAAGCGATAAGCAATGCTAGTAGGAAAAGAATTATTATCGGTATTATAATATTATTCTCCATAGTATCAACTTCCTTTTTTAGTTTCCACCAGTTTTAAATTTACCATCTTTGACTCTTCCGTAAATCCAAAGACTGGTGCTTACTGGGGAAGACATTTTTCAAAATTCTGTTAAGATCACACGCTTCATTTTCAAGCACTATAATAAAAAAGGTAATATATTACCTTTTTTATTATAGTGCTATTTTGATTACCGTGTCAATTACATTAATGTTTTTTTATAGAAAATAGTCATAATAATTCTTCTTTTAACACTTGCCGTCTACTCCTACAAAAAGTACAAAGCGGAACTCGACGTGCTAAGTGTTGTTTTTACTATCTGAACATGAGCTAGAACAAGATACTGTGGTCATTGTTAAATTAAAATAATGGTCACAAATTGTAGGTAAAGAGGCCTCCCGTTTGGAGTTTATTGTAGGCTACTAGAGACAGAAAACGTTGTAATTCTTATGTCACAAGTGTTAGTTCACTGAATGCTTTTTAGTGTGTTGTAAATATATAAAACATCTATGTTTGTTTGCCAAATTAGTGACTAATCTCTTTCAATCCATCGGGAGCTCTAACAATTATCCAACCTTTTTATTCAAAAGGATCATAATTTCTCCAAAAAGGATATTAGTCTAACCTATACTAAAAAGGAAGCGATATATTCAAACTGTCCGAAGTATATACAATCACACACACTTACAAGATCCAGATACGATTCTGCGCGCTATCTGTGCGGCAATATTTTAGGCCATCCGCAGAGGGATGGCCCATTCAGTCAATTCGAGTGAGCGATGGCGCTGATTTCGATCAGTTGCTCAGGAAACGCTAGTTCTGTTACGCCAATGAGGCTGCCGGCAGGCCGATGTTGCCCCATATATTCTTAAACAGCTTAATGCAAGGCTCAACATGTTCTTTCACATTAGTCAGATAGATCTCAAC
The Salipaludibacillus sp. LMS25 DNA segment above includes these coding regions:
- a CDS encoding TetR/AcrR family transcriptional regulator; the protein is MSYSSELTKERILDCAKIEFLSKGFAKANMREIARGAKVTTGAMYNHFKNKEMLFEALVGKVANELYILFKNEQKKNDVIKDFLSEETEKVYEKSTFAILDFIYAHLDQMTLLFCHSTGTKYEKFKNKLIKIEEQSILEMLKSYNISLKKSDLFFVHVIASSGVNNMIEAVSHDLPQEQAILYMEKLHAFYYAGWKKILEQ
- a CDS encoding ABC transporter ATP-binding protein produces the protein MKAYFKNTFALSDKGASDVVKAVLWTALCNILLISSSILLYWFLRDSLLPVLENKTPIFAIGTYVAFSITLILLIFICYYFQYNATFLSAYQESSTKRISLAETLRRLPLSFFGKKDLTDLTTTIMSDTASMETAFSHFIPKLYGAAISTILLSIGMLCFNFKMGLSVLWVVPVSFLLCYATKKSQDKFGRKSKDAQLSYLEKMQECIENIKDIKFNNRKETHIDVMERSLSQYENDSVKGELVTGILVTSAQMILKVGIATTMLTGIYLLVNNDIDILTFLVFLMIATRIFEPLSESLINLAAVFISLLSVERMKELENTKIQQGKEKIVNQGFDIVFHDVEFEYNQNESVLMGVSFIAKQGEITALVGPSGGGKSTVLKLAARFWDINSGKITIGGEDISKVDPETLLKEISIVFQDVTLFNNTVLENIRIGKKDSTEEEVILAAKAAKCHDFIMEMPNGYNTLIGENGSYLSGGERQRLSIARALLKDAPIVLLDEATSSLDIQNETAVQQAISRLTHNKTVIVVAHRMRTIANADKIVLLKEGKVHQIGNHKELISHQGDYANMIALQAQSANWKLV
- a CDS encoding protein rep; its protein translation is MAAEIAKYGAKDSDYLVEQDIFGVFYKSLKGKQIIVYSGLFKDAMKMFKAGDLDKYKEIDSTNYVYAIMYNWGQSDYAEREKRLLTESERKEVNRQMIDDMEMESDL
- a CDS encoding ABC transporter ATP-binding protein, translated to MKKKKSQSLLRTLLAFGGNYKYLTLIGMFLSGVSAIVSLFPIVFIWLSVKEIFSKYPSIVVTDSLIRYSWLTLGSTIGAMIIYFFALMCTHLAAFRIAKNMRVRAISHLMTLPLGYFNKEGSGKLRRIISDSAAQTETYLAHQLPDLVGALVTPLGVVIFLFLFDWRLGIVSLMPMALATISMMFIMGKGYSEQVAQYQTELENVNNESVEYVRGIPVVKTFGQSIFSFRKFHDTIKAYQKFVVNYTVHSRMPMVFFQTFMGSMALFLSISGVWIIIGVSDPQNFLLNFLFYLFFTPICGMMMSKIMWTSQNTLLAEDALSRVNELLSEKPLPQQPESKKVIKTFDITLNNVSYRYPNARVNAVSDVSMSIKQGSKVALVGPSGGGKSTLAALIARFWDVTEGNISIGGVDVRNIDESELMKNISFVFQHTNLYKASILDNLKEGKPNATEEEVLEALKAARCEDIIAKLPKGIHTVVNTKGVYLSGGEAQRIAIARAILKDAPIILLDEATAFADPENEYQIQLAFNELTKGKTILIIAHRLPTIQNADCIYLIENGSIKEMGTHDKLLSENGLYAEMWKEYQSAFIWNEREVLA
- a CDS encoding energy-coupling factor transporter transmembrane component T, which codes for MQNLKDKTRHFIVDPRTKFLILLLNSIFVFGGAGGAHPLMLLIRHVLIAIPLLFLFFAGKRKSVFIAISGYAFFYIIQVTYLGLTKGMLNYVLLFSIGFFIRILPSVMAAYYLFSTTTVSELVSAMERMRLSNHLIIPIIVMLRFFPVVIEEANAVSHAMRMRGIRFGGKHTSKLLEYRVIPMITCSVKVGEELSASALARGFGSPIKRTNTCDIGFRRVDFFVLLIAVITIIVYIMTMI
- a CDS encoding ABC transporter ATP-binding protein, which translates into the protein MLDNVSFSYATGKEKSLKNINLSISKGECVLLTGESGCGKTTITRLINGLIPNYYEGKLQGEVLINRNDIKTIELYKIAAIVGSVFQNPKSQFFNSDVKSELVFICENMGMHPKDIEERTGRVIEEFSIEKYIGNSVVQLSGGEKQRIACAAVSTPDPMIYVLDEPSSNLDTQGIILLRDSIQKLKAQGKTIVIAEHRLHYLKEIADKVLILDKGEITSSFIAKDFFSYPKQQIEKHGLRCTYFEYMGYKEINNISLSKKEIIFKDFFYAHKGQQECIHIEELIIPKGSITAIIGKNGAGKSTFSKCLCGIYKKSGILIVNGKKQTYKKRLSSCYMVMQDVNHQLFTESVIEEVLLSMDQENNERAKEVLEQLDLLPFSKRHPVSLSGGQKQRTAIATAMGSEREIIVFDEPTSGLDFRHMKEVAKEFRKLADKGKTILIVTHDLELILSCCNFIVEIERGMVNGAYPLYGNTQKLIDYFEIGGS
- a CDS encoding MptD family putative ECF transporter S component, translating into MSIVKTNKLTNKDLVTVGIYTAIYVVSMMVVGFLGFIPVFIPLMTILVPILGGIPFMLFLSKTKKFGMITLFSTINGIVMFVAGMGIYVAITGFVFGFLADLIVKSGQYESSKKALFGYCVFTLWLFGNFLPFYVGREAQLAMMTEGYGQEYVNALSTLMPINLAPVMFVACFIFALVGGVIGKAACKKHFERAGIL